The stretch of DNA TACCGCATGACCACAATCATTTCCCGGCTTAATATCGGGGAGAGGCTGTTCTTGTCTGATCTGGCCCAGGAGTTCGGGGTTACTGTCAGGACCATCCAAAAGGATTTCAGTACCAGGCTAAGCACTTTTCCCATCATCAAAAATGAGGATGGCAGTTATTCTTTCATTGAAGGTTA from Desulfonatronovibrio magnus encodes:
- a CDS encoding HTH domain-containing protein, with protein sequence MAKHDYDRAMYRMTTIISRLNIGERLFLSDLAQEFGVTVRTIQKDFSTRLSTFPIIKNEDGSYSFIEG